The Pseudarthrobacter sp. NS4 genome includes a window with the following:
- the glpK gene encoding glycerol kinase GlpK, with amino-acid sequence MSQYVIAIDQGTTSTRAIVFDHSGAIVSSGQMEHEQIFPKAGWVEHNAAEIWNNTREVIASALSKANLTRHDIAAVGITNQRETAVVWDKTTGEAVYNAIVWQDTRTQDIVDELSKDGGADRFKQKVGLPLATYFSGTKIKWILDNVEGARERAEAGDLVFGNTDAWVLWNLTGGVDGGVHVTDVTNASRTLFMDLETLQWDDEILGIFGVPRSMMPEIRSSSEVYGTVHTSQLLRKTPVAGILGDQQAATFGQAAFQTGEAKNTYGTGCFLIFNTGEEIVHSKNGLLTTVGYKLGGAAPRYALEGSIAVTGSLIQWLRDNLGMISSAPEVETLAASVKDNGGVYIVPAFSGLFAPYWRSDARGAIVGLTRFVNRNHIARAALEATAFQTREVLDAVNADSGVPLTELKVDGGMVANDALMQFQADILGVPVIRPKVVETTALGAAYAAGLAVEFWKDLGELSANWSEDKRWEPQMDQAEQDRQLRLWRKAVTKSMDWVDEDVR; translated from the coding sequence ATGAGCCAGTATGTAATCGCCATCGACCAGGGCACCACCAGCACCCGCGCCATCGTCTTCGACCACAGCGGCGCCATTGTCTCCTCAGGCCAAATGGAACACGAGCAGATCTTTCCCAAGGCGGGATGGGTGGAACACAACGCGGCCGAGATCTGGAACAACACCCGCGAGGTCATCGCCTCCGCCCTCTCAAAGGCGAACCTGACACGGCACGACATTGCCGCCGTCGGAATCACCAATCAGCGCGAAACCGCCGTGGTGTGGGACAAAACGACCGGTGAAGCCGTGTACAACGCCATCGTGTGGCAGGACACGCGCACGCAGGACATTGTGGATGAACTCTCGAAGGACGGCGGGGCGGACCGCTTCAAGCAGAAGGTGGGCCTGCCACTGGCAACGTACTTCTCCGGCACCAAGATCAAATGGATCCTGGACAACGTGGAGGGCGCCCGGGAGAGGGCCGAAGCCGGGGACCTGGTCTTCGGCAACACCGATGCCTGGGTGCTGTGGAACCTGACCGGCGGCGTGGACGGCGGTGTCCATGTCACGGATGTCACCAACGCCTCCCGCACACTGTTCATGGACCTGGAAACCCTGCAGTGGGACGACGAGATCCTGGGCATCTTCGGTGTGCCCCGGAGCATGATGCCGGAGATCAGGTCCTCCTCCGAGGTCTACGGCACAGTCCACACCTCGCAATTGCTCCGGAAGACTCCAGTGGCCGGCATCCTGGGCGACCAGCAGGCGGCCACTTTCGGCCAGGCAGCCTTCCAGACCGGCGAAGCCAAGAACACCTACGGCACCGGCTGCTTCCTGATCTTCAACACCGGCGAAGAGATTGTCCACTCCAAGAACGGACTTCTCACCACCGTCGGCTACAAGCTGGGCGGTGCCGCACCGCGCTACGCCCTGGAAGGCTCCATCGCAGTCACGGGCTCGCTCATCCAATGGCTGCGCGACAACCTGGGAATGATCAGCAGCGCTCCCGAGGTGGAAACCCTGGCGGCTTCGGTGAAGGACAACGGAGGCGTGTACATCGTCCCGGCGTTCTCAGGCCTGTTCGCCCCGTACTGGCGTTCCGATGCCCGCGGCGCCATCGTGGGCCTGACCCGTTTCGTGAACAGGAATCACATCGCCCGGGCCGCCCTGGAAGCCACGGCGTTCCAGACCCGCGAGGTGCTTGACGCCGTCAACGCAGACTCCGGCGTGCCGCTCACCGAACTGAAGGTCGACGGCGGCATGGTGGCCAACGACGCGCTGATGCAGTTCCAGGCGGACATCCTGGGTGTCCCGGTCATCCGTCCCAAGGTGGTGGAAACCACCGCCCTTGGTGCAGCCTATGCCGCGGGCCTCGCGGTCGAGTTCTGGAAGGACCTCGGCGAACTCTCGGCAAACTGGTCCGAGGACAAGCGCTGGGAGCCGCAGATGGACCAAGCCGAACAGGACCGCCAGCTGCGGCTCTGGCGGAAGGCAGTCACCAAGTCCATGGATTGGGTGGACGAGGATGTGAGGTAG
- a CDS encoding aldo/keto reductase, translated as MRTPPRLSLNNGVLIHQLGFGLYKVPPADAAGLVAVALAAGYRHFDTAAMYGNELGVARGISPELSARPGSGGSGELFPALSRDDVFITTKVWNDHHGYDATLRAFDNSMVNLGLDYIDMYLIHWPCPRRGLFPETYRALETLYREGKVRAIGVSNFQPAHLDRLLQTAEVVPAVNQIELHPWLQQEELRSKHRELGIMTQAWSPLGRGQVLADPVVQACAAEHHRTPAQVILRWHMQLGHIAIPKASSEARIRENLNVFNFELSDRDMAALAGLERGQRIGSHPDNVN; from the coding sequence ATGAGAACCCCACCCCGGCTCAGCCTGAACAACGGTGTGCTGATCCACCAGCTTGGCTTCGGGCTGTACAAGGTTCCGCCGGCGGACGCGGCGGGGCTCGTCGCCGTCGCCCTTGCTGCCGGCTACCGGCATTTCGACACCGCAGCCATGTATGGCAACGAACTTGGCGTGGCACGCGGTATCAGCCCGGAGCTCAGTGCCCGGCCGGGCAGTGGCGGATCGGGTGAACTTTTCCCGGCGCTGTCCCGGGACGACGTGTTCATCACCACCAAGGTGTGGAACGACCACCACGGCTACGATGCGACGCTGCGGGCATTCGACAACTCCATGGTTAACCTGGGGTTGGACTACATAGACATGTACCTCATCCACTGGCCCTGCCCCCGCCGGGGCCTCTTTCCGGAGACGTACCGGGCACTCGAGACGCTCTACCGGGAAGGGAAGGTGCGCGCCATCGGCGTCAGCAACTTCCAGCCCGCCCACCTTGACCGGTTGCTGCAGACGGCCGAGGTGGTGCCCGCCGTCAACCAGATCGAGCTGCACCCATGGCTGCAGCAGGAGGAACTGCGCAGCAAGCACCGCGAACTGGGCATCATGACCCAAGCGTGGAGTCCCCTGGGCCGCGGCCAGGTCCTGGCCGATCCTGTTGTCCAGGCATGCGCCGCCGAACACCACAGGACCCCCGCCCAGGTCATCCTCCGCTGGCACATGCAACTGGGACACATCGCCATCCCCAAAGCCAGCTCGGAGGCGCGGATCCGCGAGAACCTGAATGTGTTCAACTTCGAACTTTCCGATCGGGATATGGCAGCACTCGCAGGACTGGAGCGCGGACAACGCATCGGCTCCCATCCGGACAACGTCAACTAG
- a CDS encoding alpha/beta fold hydrolase, whose translation MKTTTPGQSAAPAYISPGLTERTAASTMELDGTTVAFWTCEPLRPGPATRTILVIHGFRGDHHGLLRVADQLPEMRIIMPDLPGFGTSGPFQSGPHSVERYGQFITDFMAALELGPDTVLLGHSFGSIIAAHFVADHPSAVNPLILINPIAAPALEGPKGIMTRLAVLYYRLAARLPRPLGLALLRSPLIVRVMSEAMAKTRDRNLRRFIHGQHHAYFSAFANRDSLLESFTASVSSHVAEVAGRLALPVLLIAGEKDEIATLPDQHRLVALLPDAELKVIPGVGHLIHYETPAPAANYIRSFLQEHPA comes from the coding sequence ATGAAAACTACCACTCCAGGGCAATCGGCTGCGCCTGCCTACATCAGCCCCGGCCTTACGGAACGCACCGCCGCCTCCACCATGGAATTGGACGGTACAACGGTGGCCTTCTGGACCTGTGAGCCCCTGAGGCCCGGCCCGGCGACCCGGACCATCCTGGTCATCCACGGGTTCCGCGGTGACCATCACGGCCTCCTGCGGGTTGCCGACCAGCTTCCGGAAATGCGGATCATTATGCCGGACCTCCCCGGGTTCGGCACTTCGGGGCCCTTCCAGTCCGGCCCGCACTCCGTGGAGCGCTACGGCCAGTTCATCACAGACTTCATGGCGGCCCTGGAACTCGGCCCGGACACGGTTCTGCTGGGCCACTCCTTCGGGTCCATCATCGCGGCACATTTCGTTGCCGACCATCCGTCAGCCGTCAATCCGCTGATCCTCATCAATCCCATTGCCGCTCCGGCACTTGAGGGACCAAAGGGAATCATGACCCGGTTGGCTGTGCTGTACTACCGGCTGGCCGCACGCCTCCCCCGTCCCCTGGGACTGGCGCTGCTGCGCAGCCCGCTCATCGTCCGGGTGATGAGCGAAGCGATGGCGAAAACGCGGGACCGCAACCTCCGCCGCTTTATCCATGGGCAGCACCATGCCTACTTCAGCGCGTTCGCCAACCGGGACAGCCTCCTCGAATCGTTTACCGCATCGGTCAGCAGCCACGTTGCCGAAGTAGCCGGCAGGCTGGCCCTGCCCGTACTGCTGATCGCCGGCGAGAAGGACGAGATCGCCACGCTCCCGGACCAGCACCGGCTGGTGGCCCTGCTTCCAGACGCGGAGCTTAAGGTAATTCCCGGCGTCGGCCACCTGATCCACTACGAAACACCCGCACCGGCTGCAAACTACATCCGCAGTTTCCTACAGGAGCACCCCGCGTGA
- a CDS encoding glycosyltransferase family 4 protein, whose product MKIVIDARFTRTDHHDGISRYGASLIAATAKVADVSMLISDVRQLALLPDVPYTLISSPLSPLELFVARKVNALGADVVVCPMQTMGTWGRKYGLVLTLHDLIYYEHPEPPGFLPAPVRVLWRLYHKAFWPQRLLLDRADTVATISRTTEALIAKYRLTRRPVRIISNAPQPEQDPRPAEAGAEKSIVYMGSFMPYKNVETMVAGMAELPGYTLHLLSRITPQRRAELEAQVPPGASVVFHNGVTDEEYAALLRTATALVSLSRAEGYGLPLVEAMALGTPVIASDIPIFREVGGDAATYVDPASPEQFADAVAKLQNGKTWEQASRSSVARAREFSWDESARQLVDVAAGIVKRRR is encoded by the coding sequence GTGAAAATCGTCATCGATGCCCGCTTCACCAGGACAGACCACCACGACGGCATCAGCCGCTATGGAGCAAGCCTGATCGCAGCCACGGCGAAGGTCGCTGACGTATCCATGCTGATTTCCGACGTCCGACAGCTGGCCCTGCTGCCGGACGTTCCCTACACCCTGATCAGCAGCCCGCTGTCGCCGCTGGAGCTGTTCGTGGCCCGGAAAGTCAACGCCCTGGGGGCAGACGTGGTGGTGTGCCCGATGCAGACCATGGGAACCTGGGGGCGCAAGTACGGCCTGGTCCTGACATTGCACGACCTCATCTACTACGAGCACCCCGAACCGCCCGGTTTCCTGCCGGCCCCGGTACGGGTGCTGTGGAGGCTTTACCACAAGGCCTTCTGGCCGCAACGGCTGCTCCTGGACCGGGCCGACACGGTGGCCACCATCAGCAGGACCACTGAAGCGCTGATCGCCAAGTACCGCCTGACCCGCCGCCCGGTCCGGATCATCAGCAACGCTCCCCAGCCTGAACAGGATCCCCGCCCTGCGGAAGCAGGCGCGGAGAAATCGATTGTCTACATGGGGTCCTTCATGCCCTACAAGAACGTGGAAACCATGGTGGCCGGCATGGCGGAGCTTCCGGGCTACACCCTCCACCTGCTCAGCAGGATCACGCCGCAACGCCGGGCAGAGCTGGAGGCCCAGGTCCCTCCGGGTGCCTCCGTGGTCTTTCATAACGGTGTCACGGACGAGGAGTACGCCGCATTGCTGAGGACGGCCACGGCGCTTGTGAGCCTCTCCCGGGCGGAGGGATACGGGCTCCCGCTCGTGGAGGCGATGGCGCTCGGCACGCCCGTCATTGCCAGTGACATTCCCATCTTCCGTGAAGTGGGCGGAGACGCGGCAACCTATGTGGATCCTGCATCTCCGGAGCAGTTCGCCGACGCGGTGGCGAAGTTGCAGAACGGCAAAACGTGGGAGCAGGCATCCCGCAGCTCGGTGGCCCGCGCGCGCGAGTTCAGCTGGGATGAATCGGCCCGCCAACTGGTGGACGTGGCCGCCGGAATCGTGAAAAGGCGCCGCTAG
- a CDS encoding primosomal protein N', which produces MPAQAVQPSLLQGFPSRRLPAGITLAGNLPVARVLIESSLPHLDRPFDYAVPATLDQAAKPGVRVKVSFNGQDLTGFLLERVAASDAGHTLVPLAKVVSPVQVLTPAVRDLATAVAARYAGTVSDVLRVAVPPRVARLEKEMPGTAAEAAAVPGQGAKSREGSGDLPPASASAWAAYRNGPAFLRHVSDGGAPHAVLNPLQGYGPAGWPRLLAEAVAAAYAAGRGAVVVVPDYRDLDRLEDALKPLLPDEAVARLAADDGPTPRYRNFLRLLAGTARVAIGTRSAAFAPVQDLGLVVCWDDGDELHIEQRAPYAHAREVLLLRAGQEDTACLLAGHARSSEVQRLVDAGWALSVDSDRSATRRTVPRVVNTADSFEQERDPLATIARLPGAAWRAAKDGLERGPVLVQVARAGYAPSLACETCREPARCGACQGPLALAGTSAMPQCRWCSTPAADWRCQHCGGWRLRKGATGVLRTAEELGRAFPGKTVVTSSGDQVKASVSGGKALVVATVGAEPVADGGYAAALLLDGDSLLRRETLRAGEDTVRRWFNAAALVRPASEGGLVVVTATDTAAVGALLRWDPAGYAQRELSLRTELQLPPAVRIASVTGPRSAVEHYTGAVEAELATAGITLRTAGPAPVLLNGAPSSRRSTEDVRTLLFFPYSQAAAVVRLLRVTRAAAAAKRTMDPVQVRLDGVDVL; this is translated from the coding sequence GTGCCCGCACAGGCAGTCCAGCCTTCCCTCCTCCAGGGCTTCCCGTCACGCAGGCTGCCGGCCGGCATCACCCTTGCCGGGAACCTTCCGGTAGCCCGGGTGCTGATTGAATCATCCCTGCCGCATCTTGACCGCCCCTTCGATTACGCGGTTCCGGCAACCCTCGACCAGGCTGCCAAGCCTGGCGTCAGGGTCAAGGTCAGCTTCAACGGCCAGGACCTCACCGGTTTCCTTCTGGAGCGGGTTGCCGCGTCCGACGCCGGCCACACGCTGGTACCGCTGGCGAAAGTCGTGTCCCCGGTCCAGGTCCTGACGCCTGCAGTGCGGGATCTGGCCACCGCCGTTGCCGCCCGATACGCAGGAACTGTCAGCGATGTCCTCCGCGTCGCCGTGCCGCCGAGGGTGGCCCGCCTGGAGAAGGAGATGCCGGGCACAGCGGCCGAGGCTGCGGCCGTCCCCGGACAAGGGGCCAAGAGCAGGGAAGGCAGCGGGGACCTGCCGCCCGCCTCAGCCTCAGCTTGGGCCGCGTACCGCAACGGCCCGGCATTCCTACGGCACGTCTCAGACGGCGGAGCCCCCCATGCCGTGCTCAACCCGCTTCAGGGATACGGACCGGCAGGCTGGCCCCGCCTGCTTGCCGAGGCTGTCGCCGCTGCTTACGCCGCTGGGCGTGGAGCGGTGGTGGTAGTGCCGGACTACCGCGATCTGGACCGGCTCGAAGACGCGCTGAAACCCCTGCTGCCGGACGAAGCCGTGGCCCGGCTCGCAGCGGACGATGGCCCCACGCCCCGCTATCGTAACTTCCTGCGCCTTCTGGCTGGGACCGCCAGGGTGGCCATCGGCACCAGGTCTGCTGCTTTCGCCCCCGTCCAGGACCTGGGCCTGGTGGTCTGCTGGGATGACGGCGACGAGCTCCATATCGAGCAGCGTGCACCCTATGCCCATGCGCGGGAGGTGCTGCTCCTGCGCGCCGGGCAGGAGGACACCGCCTGCCTGCTGGCAGGGCATGCCCGCAGCTCCGAGGTTCAGCGGCTGGTGGATGCCGGCTGGGCGCTGTCTGTTGACTCGGACCGCTCCGCCACCCGCCGCACCGTACCCCGGGTGGTCAATACTGCGGACAGTTTCGAGCAGGAACGCGACCCGCTGGCCACCATCGCGCGTCTTCCCGGTGCAGCTTGGCGGGCTGCCAAGGACGGCCTGGAACGGGGCCCGGTCCTGGTCCAGGTTGCCCGGGCCGGTTATGCGCCTTCCCTTGCGTGTGAGACCTGCCGCGAGCCGGCCCGTTGCGGCGCCTGCCAGGGGCCGCTGGCTCTTGCCGGAACGTCCGCCATGCCCCAGTGCCGCTGGTGTTCGACGCCCGCAGCGGACTGGCGGTGCCAGCATTGTGGTGGCTGGCGGCTCCGCAAAGGTGCCACCGGGGTGCTGCGTACAGCGGAAGAACTGGGCCGCGCCTTTCCCGGAAAGACCGTCGTCACCTCCTCTGGGGACCAGGTGAAGGCATCCGTCAGCGGGGGTAAGGCGCTGGTAGTGGCTACCGTCGGGGCGGAACCCGTGGCCGACGGCGGCTACGCCGCGGCCCTGCTGCTGGACGGCGATTCGCTGCTGCGCCGCGAAACGCTGCGGGCCGGCGAGGATACCGTGCGCCGCTGGTTCAACGCCGCAGCCCTGGTGCGGCCCGCATCCGAAGGCGGTCTGGTGGTGGTCACGGCAACGGACACCGCTGCCGTGGGCGCCCTGCTCCGGTGGGACCCTGCCGGGTATGCCCAGCGGGAACTGTCCCTGCGGACCGAACTGCAGCTTCCCCCGGCGGTGCGGATTGCTTCCGTCACAGGACCCCGTTCCGCGGTGGAACACTACACCGGAGCGGTGGAAGCAGAGCTCGCAACGGCAGGGATAACGCTGCGCACCGCAGGCCCGGCACCGGTGCTGCTGAACGGTGCGCCCTCCTCCCGGCGCTCGACCGAAGATGTCCGCACCCTGCTGTTCTTCCCCTACAGCCAGGCGGCCGCCGTCGTCCGTTTGCTTCGGGTAACGCGGGCAGCGGCGGCGGCCAAGCGCACCATGGACCCGGTTCAGGTCCGGCTGGACGGCGTGGACGTACTCTAG
- the metK gene encoding methionine adenosyltransferase: protein MTLPLHIPQSSGATPSALRLFTSESVTEGHPDKICDQISDAILDALLAADPESRVAVETMATTGLVHVAGEVTTDAYVEIPQIVRETILGIGYDSSANGFDGARCGVSVSIGQQSNDIAGGVFNSLEAREGRQEDDYDLQGAGDQGLMFGYASDETPSYMPTPIWLAHRLSERLTEVRKSGQLAYLRPDGKTQVTVGYEGDVPVSVETVVISSQHAEGASLERLRADLASIVIDPVLAGSNLDISRVSNILNPAGEFVIGGPVGDAGLTGRKIIVDTYGGMARHGGGAFSGKDPSKVDRSAAYAMRWVAKNVVAAGLAKRAEIQIAYAIGQARPVGTYVETFGTETVDPVRISAAIAEIFDLRPRAIIDALDLKRPIYAKTAAHGHFGRDEPDFTWERLDRVDDLKAFFNA from the coding sequence GTGACTTTACCCTTGCACATTCCCCAGTCCTCCGGGGCCACGCCCTCCGCGCTCCGGCTCTTCACGTCCGAGTCGGTCACCGAAGGCCACCCGGACAAGATCTGCGACCAGATCAGTGACGCCATCCTGGACGCCCTGCTGGCAGCAGATCCGGAATCCCGGGTAGCCGTGGAAACTATGGCCACCACCGGGCTGGTGCACGTGGCAGGCGAGGTCACTACCGACGCGTATGTTGAGATCCCGCAGATCGTCCGCGAAACCATCCTGGGCATCGGCTACGACTCCTCGGCCAACGGATTCGACGGCGCCCGCTGCGGCGTCTCCGTCTCCATCGGCCAGCAGTCCAACGACATCGCCGGCGGCGTCTTCAACTCGCTGGAAGCCCGCGAGGGACGCCAGGAGGACGACTATGACCTGCAGGGCGCCGGTGACCAGGGCCTGATGTTCGGCTACGCCAGCGACGAAACACCGTCCTACATGCCCACGCCCATCTGGCTGGCGCACCGGCTGTCCGAACGCCTTACCGAAGTCCGCAAGTCCGGCCAACTGGCCTACCTGCGGCCGGACGGCAAAACCCAGGTGACAGTGGGCTACGAGGGTGACGTGCCCGTCTCGGTGGAAACCGTGGTCATCTCCAGCCAGCACGCCGAAGGTGCGAGCCTGGAACGGCTCCGGGCGGACCTCGCCTCGATCGTCATTGATCCGGTTCTGGCAGGTTCCAACCTGGACATTTCCCGGGTATCGAACATCCTCAACCCGGCGGGCGAGTTCGTCATCGGCGGCCCCGTCGGCGATGCCGGCCTGACCGGGCGCAAGATCATCGTCGATACCTATGGCGGCATGGCCCGGCACGGCGGCGGCGCCTTCTCGGGAAAGGACCCGTCCAAGGTGGACCGGTCCGCAGCTTACGCCATGCGGTGGGTCGCGAAGAACGTTGTGGCCGCCGGCCTGGCCAAGCGCGCCGAGATCCAGATTGCCTACGCCATCGGCCAGGCCCGCCCTGTGGGCACCTACGTGGAAACCTTCGGCACCGAAACAGTGGATCCCGTCCGGATCAGTGCCGCCATTGCGGAGATCTTCGACCTGCGCCCCCGTGCCATCATCGATGCACTTGACCTGAAGCGCCCCATCTACGCGAAGACGGCAGCGCACGGCCACTTCGGCCGCGACGAACCCGACTTCACATGGGAGCGCCTGGACCGCGTGGACGACCTGAAGGCATTCTTCAACGCCTAG
- the coaBC gene encoding bifunctional phosphopantothenoylcysteine decarboxylase/phosphopantothenate--cysteine ligase CoaBC, producing MRIVLGVGGGIAAYKVASLLRLFTEAGHNVTVIPTEASTRFVGTATWEALSGNPVSNSVFDDVHQVNHVRLGHEADLVVVAPATADLLAKAATGQAGDLLTNTLLMAHGPVLFAPAMHTEMWQHAATRANVDTLRTRGAAVLEPATGRLTGADSGPGRLPEPEVIFEAAMALVEGQADYQLPLAGRTVTISAGGTREPLDPVRFLGNRSSGKQGVALAVAARNAGATVRLLAAHMEVPPPAGVEVVAVETALQLREAALAAAADSDVVIMSAAVADFRPAAVSDTKIKKRDDSADPIITLVRNPDILHELVELRNAVGPAGRYQLIVGFAAETGDSQGDVLAYAEAKLERKGCDLLVVNHVGSDKVFGQDTNSVVILSRSGSEPQEASGTKTEVSTAIISRISFELNHVSPRA from the coding sequence GTGCGCATAGTCCTCGGAGTCGGGGGAGGGATTGCCGCCTACAAGGTGGCATCGCTCCTCCGGCTTTTTACTGAAGCCGGCCATAATGTCACGGTGATCCCCACGGAGGCGTCCACCCGCTTCGTGGGTACCGCAACCTGGGAGGCGCTGTCCGGAAATCCGGTCAGCAACAGCGTTTTCGACGATGTTCACCAGGTCAACCATGTCCGGCTGGGCCACGAAGCCGACCTGGTGGTCGTTGCGCCCGCCACGGCGGACCTTCTTGCCAAGGCTGCCACCGGGCAGGCAGGCGACCTCCTCACGAACACGCTCCTGATGGCCCACGGGCCGGTGCTGTTCGCGCCCGCCATGCACACGGAAATGTGGCAGCACGCCGCCACCCGTGCCAACGTGGATACGCTCCGTACGCGCGGCGCCGCAGTGCTGGAGCCTGCCACCGGCAGGCTGACGGGAGCAGATTCCGGGCCAGGCAGGCTTCCTGAGCCCGAGGTCATTTTCGAGGCGGCCATGGCCCTGGTCGAGGGACAGGCCGACTACCAGCTGCCACTGGCGGGCCGGACAGTCACCATCAGTGCGGGTGGAACCCGGGAACCCCTGGACCCGGTGCGTTTCCTCGGCAACCGTTCTTCCGGCAAGCAGGGGGTCGCGCTGGCGGTAGCCGCCCGCAACGCGGGGGCCACCGTGCGGCTGCTCGCAGCGCACATGGAGGTTCCGCCGCCCGCCGGCGTCGAAGTGGTAGCCGTCGAGACAGCCCTGCAGCTGCGTGAGGCAGCACTGGCCGCCGCCGCTGATTCCGACGTCGTCATCATGTCTGCCGCCGTGGCTGATTTCCGTCCGGCCGCCGTGTCGGACACCAAAATCAAGAAGCGTGATGACAGCGCCGATCCCATCATCACCCTGGTCCGGAACCCGGACATCCTTCACGAACTGGTGGAGCTGCGGAACGCGGTCGGGCCGGCAGGCAGATATCAGCTGATCGTGGGATTCGCCGCCGAAACCGGAGACAGCCAGGGCGACGTCCTGGCCTACGCAGAAGCAAAACTCGAGCGAAAGGGATGCGACCTGCTGGTGGTCAACCACGTCGGTTCCGACAAGGTGTTCGGGCAGGACACCAATTCGGTCGTCATCCTGAGCCGCTCCGGCTCTGAACCACAGGAGGCCTCGGGAACCAAGACTGAGGTTTCCACGGCCATCATCAGCCGGATCAGCTTCGAACTGAACCACGTGTCGCCCCGCGCCTGA
- the rpoZ gene encoding DNA-directed RNA polymerase subunit omega: MSTNLEGIINPPIDSLLEAADSKYGLVIFGAKRARQINAYYAQLHEGLFEYVGPLVDTKLNEKSLSIALREINEGKLVSTPIEAAE, encoded by the coding sequence GTGTCCACGAACCTTGAAGGCATCATCAACCCGCCGATCGATTCGCTGCTCGAGGCAGCCGATTCCAAGTACGGCCTGGTGATCTTCGGTGCCAAGCGTGCTCGTCAGATCAACGCTTACTACGCCCAGCTTCACGAGGGCCTTTTCGAGTACGTCGGCCCGCTGGTTGACACCAAGCTGAACGAAAAGTCGCTCTCGATCGCCCTGCGGGAGATCAACGAAGGCAAACTGGTTTCCACGCCGATCGAAGCCGCAGAGTAA
- the gmk gene encoding guanylate kinase produces MSKKPGLTVLAGPTAVGKGTVSTYIRDNYPEVWLSVSATTRAPRPGEVDGVHYFFKTREEFEQLIAAGELLEWAVVHGQNTYGTLKSTVNQAISEGRSVLLEIDLQGARQVKAAVPDAQFVFLAPPTWDEMVRRLVGRGTETPEEQQRRLETAKLELAAEPEFDHTVINDDVRRAADELVSLMGLTPHPHLPEPSAR; encoded by the coding sequence GTGAGCAAGAAACCTGGACTGACAGTCCTCGCAGGTCCGACGGCTGTTGGCAAAGGCACCGTGTCCACCTACATCCGCGACAACTATCCCGAAGTCTGGCTCTCAGTCTCAGCCACCACGCGGGCGCCCCGCCCGGGCGAAGTGGACGGCGTCCACTACTTCTTCAAAACCAGGGAGGAGTTCGAACAGCTCATTGCTGCCGGTGAACTCCTCGAATGGGCCGTGGTCCATGGCCAGAACACTTACGGGACTTTGAAGAGCACGGTGAACCAGGCCATTTCCGAGGGCCGGTCGGTGCTCCTGGAGATTGACCTGCAGGGCGCCCGGCAGGTCAAGGCGGCCGTCCCGGACGCACAGTTTGTCTTCCTCGCCCCGCCCACCTGGGATGAAATGGTGCGCCGCCTGGTGGGCCGCGGCACCGAAACGCCCGAGGAACAGCAGCGACGGCTGGAAACCGCTAAACTGGAACTTGCTGCTGAACCGGAGTTCGACCACACCGTCATCAATGATGACGTCCGCCGGGCAGCGGACGAGCTTGTTTCACTCATGGGGCTGACCCCGCATCCACACCTGCCGGAACCGTCAGCCCGCTAG
- the mihF gene encoding integration host factor, actinobacterial type, translated as MVLRPLSATERADALNKAAAARATRAAAKESLKNGERSAADIINSAMQDDALARMRVSELLEALPGIGKVRAAAIMDQLGIATSRRVRGLGVHQRRALVDFIDEH; from the coding sequence ATGGTGCTGCGACCGCTATCCGCAACGGAACGGGCTGATGCCTTGAACAAGGCAGCCGCGGCCAGGGCTACCCGGGCGGCAGCCAAGGAAAGCCTGAAGAACGGCGAGAGGTCTGCGGCGGACATCATCAACTCCGCCATGCAGGACGATGCGCTGGCCAGGATGCGGGTTTCCGAGCTCCTTGAGGCGCTGCCGGGCATCGGCAAGGTCCGGGCGGCCGCCATCATGGACCAGCTGGGCATTGCAACGTCCCGCAGGGTGCGCGGCCTGGGCGTGCACCAGCGCCGGGCGCTGGTAGATTTTATAGACGAGCATTAA